AGGTGGTCGTACAGCGCGGCCTTGGCCGCCTCCTGGTAGGGTCGCAAGAGCAGCATCAGACGCACCGGACGCGGACCACGGTTTTCCCGCCCTCGACGGGGTCGCACTTGACGATGGCGAGCCGGACGACTTGGCTATCGTCACCGTAGACGCCCCCGTGCTGGAGGGCGTCGAGGAGGGCCTTCTGCACGTTATCGATGTCGCGCCGCCGGCGGTCGGGCGGGTAGACATCGACCTCCACCGCCAGCGGTCCGCTCAGCGGGTTGACGCGCCGGGCCGCGAGGATCGCCAGCACGCGCTGGCGGAAGCGGCGGCCCTCGCGGCTGATCAGGGTGCGGAACCCCACCCGCCGCCAGTAGTGGTTGATCGACGGCGGGTAGGGCAGCTCGGCCTCGAACATCAGTTGCGCCTCCACGGCGGCGTGCTGTTGGCGGACGGCTGCGTGCCTGCCGTCCCGGGCTGCAGGGCTTCCTTCTTCGTGTAGCCCTTGATTTCGTTGGTGATCTCGCCGGTGTCGTCGCGCTTCTTGCACTTCACGGAGATGACCAGGGGCAGGTTGTGCAGCTCGACCGAGTCGTTGGGGGCCAGCACGCCCACGGCCCGGCAGATGGCGGACAACTCGGCGCGGGCGATCTGCACCGCCGTCGCGTTCGGGTTGTCGAGGTTGAGCCGCGCCCACAGGTAGCGGTTCTTGTACGGCCCCTCGACGATCTGGAAGGTGAGCTGGAGGAAGTGGCCCGTGTTGGCCTTGTTCGGCTTCATCTCCGACTCGGTGATGACGGCCAGGTACTTGCCGGCGGGGATCGGGTCGAAGTCGCTGGTCGGTTCGACATGGTTGGCGTCGAAGCCACGGAGGTCAGCCATGTTCGTTCGCTCCTTGGGTGGGTTGGTGGTTGGAAAGGGCCGCGACGAAGGCAGCCCACGACAGGGGCAGGTCCTCGGTCAGCCCGTAACGGTTCTTGGCGATGCACGAGGGGCCGCCGACGGTCCGCAGCACGCGCTCGCCGCCGTCCTTGCCCAGCGCGTGGGCGATGGTGCGCTTGCGGCCGAATCCGGCGTCCTCCGTCTGCGTGCGGACCTTCCGCGTGGCGAACAGCACCGCGTCGCACCACTCGCTGACCAGCGCGCTGGCGTGCTTGTGCAGGCGCGGCGAGTAGCGGTCGTAGGGCGACGACTCCGGGTCCTCGAACTTCTCGACCTTGGCGTGCGCGATCAGCACGACGACCATGCCGCGCGTGTTGCGGAGCGCGTTGAGGTGCTCGACGACCTCGCGCCAGTAGGTCAGGGCGTGCGTGTAGCCCTTGGCGTAGCCGCCGTCGGCCTTCTCGATGCTCTTGGCCCCGGACTCCTGGCAGACCTTGTCCCAGATCATCCGCTCCAGCCAGTCGAGGCTGTCGATGACGACCGTCTCGTACTCGTGCGGCTCGGCCCGCAGCCCGGCCAGCGCGGCTAGGACCTCGTCGTAGGTGGTCGCCAGGGGGAACTTGTCGCAGTCGATCTCGTCCAGGCCGTCCTCGGTCTGGACGAAGACCGGCCTGGGCGCGCCGGCCGCGAAGGTGGACTTGCCGATCCCCTCGGTGCCGTAGACGAGCAGTCGCGGCGGCTTCGGGGTGCGGCCCCGCTGGACGCGGGCCAAGAGGCTCATGCGTGGACCTCCTCGGGTTGGTGGTTGGTCTTGTCGGTGACGCGCTCGACGCGGAAACCGTCCGCGCCGAACTCGCGGCGGATGAAGCCGACGAACAGCCGGTTGCAGTCCCGGCCGACCGGCGTGCCCGCGTCGATGACGCAGGCACGCCGGTCGCGGTCCAAGAGATGGGCCGCGTCGAGGCGGACCTGGGCTTCGCCGTGCAGGCTCTCCGTGCCCCAGATGGCCAACAGCAGCGTGGCCTCGACCTCCTCGAGCGGGACGTGCGGCGGGAAGGAGTAGCGGTAGAGTTCCTTGGTCATGTCGCGCCTCTTCCGAATGACGGGCCTCTACCCGTAGACCTACCCGGTCCGCAGGCGGGTTGACGCAGGGCTCAGAGATAATCCCGTAGCCCCGCGCCCTCGAAGGCGCGGCGGACGTGTTCCATTCGCCGCAGCAGCGTCGTGCGCGGCAGGCCCAGGTCGCGGGCTACCTGGGAGACGGAGTCGTGCTTGAGCCGCTCGGCCACGTCCCGGAGGTCCGCCGGCAGGTCGGCCAGCACGTCGGCCACGTCGCCGGCGAGCTGCGCCCGCTCCTCGTCGCTGCGGGGGTCGCGGCCGAGCCGGGCGTCCTGCTCGCGCCGGCCGACCGTTTCGGCCAGCTCGACCGGGCCGTTGTCGCCGGTCTCGATCAGGACGTGCAGCGACGTGGCCCGCCGGTGGTCGCGCTTTTCCGCCCGCTTGTCGCGGAGGAGGCTGGCGGCGTACCGCTCGACCACGGTGGTGACGAAGACGTGCCAGTGGGCCTCGCCGGGGTCGAAGGCCGACAGCTGCTTGAGCAGCTTGAGGGCGAGTTCCTGCTCGATGTCGTCCCGGTCACTC
The sequence above is drawn from the Dehalococcoidia bacterium genome and encodes:
- a CDS encoding RusA family crossover junction endodeoxyribonuclease — its product is MFEAELPYPPSINHYWRRVGFRTLISREGRRFRQRVLAILAARRVNPLSGPLAVEVDVYPPDRRRRDIDNVQKALLDALQHGGVYGDDSQVVRLAIVKCDPVEGGKTVVRVRCV
- a CDS encoding DUF669 domain-containing protein; its protein translation is MADLRGFDANHVEPTSDFDPIPAGKYLAVITESEMKPNKANTGHFLQLTFQIVEGPYKNRYLWARLNLDNPNATAVQIARAELSAICRAVGVLAPNDSVELHNLPLVISVKCKKRDDTGEITNEIKGYTKKEALQPGTAGTQPSANSTPPWRRN
- a CDS encoding ATP-binding protein, translating into MSLLARVQRGRTPKPPRLLVYGTEGIGKSTFAAGAPRPVFVQTEDGLDEIDCDKFPLATTYDEVLAALAGLRAEPHEYETVVIDSLDWLERMIWDKVCQESGAKSIEKADGGYAKGYTHALTYWREVVEHLNALRNTRGMVVVLIAHAKVEKFEDPESSPYDRYSPRLHKHASALVSEWCDAVLFATRKVRTQTEDAGFGRKRTIAHALGKDGGERVLRTVGGPSCIAKNRYGLTEDLPLSWAAFVAALSNHQPTQGANEHG
- a CDS encoding sigma-70 family RNA polymerase sigma factor, with amino-acid sequence MKPDTRQSPTPQPHPHSSASPKQLDAFAARLIRRKARQLVGRAGFTRSDRDDIEQELALKLLKQLSAFDPGEAHWHVFVTTVVERYAASLLRDKRAEKRDHRRATSLHVLIETGDNGPVELAETVGRREQDARLGRDPRSDEERAQLAGDVADVLADLPADLRDVAERLKHDSVSQVARDLGLPRTTLLRRMEHVRRAFEGAGLRDYL